A stretch of DNA from Orcinus orca chromosome 3, mOrcOrc1.1, whole genome shotgun sequence:
CTCCCCCAATTCCTCAAGGTTAAAAAAAGGCAGAGGCAATATCCTCCCCAAAGGAGACAGGCTGGACTGTGCGATGATAAACgggggtgatttttaaaaagctaagacacattcccttttctttccatGAATTAGTAATAATTTACAGACTGACCCAGGACTGTCCACCTCCCCACTCAGGCTCCGTGTGTCTCCTTTTCTCATTTCCTATTGCCACTCTGTGATGCTGACTCTACTTAAGAATTTCACAGAAATATGAAGCAATTAACGTGGTTAGATTTGTTTTCCCTCGAGTTTGGCCGGGTGGGAGGCGGAGTTATTTGTTGTAATGTTAGTCTGACCGGCGGATCGGGTGCGTGTAAGCTAGTTCTGAGTCTCGGTCAACAAAAAGGGATTTGAACGCAAAGAGGCTGAGCTAGAGGGAGAGGAGGGCGGGGAACCAGGGGAAAGAGGCACTCAGGGTTGGGGAAGTgtcgggaggggaggggggagggttaGCGTAGGAGAGAGGTAGACTGGCTGTCGGAGCAACACCGGGGAGATAAAGGGAAgtgagaagggagagggagactGAAAGGGAAAACTagtgggagaaagggaaagagagagggggcTTAAGGGAATGAGAAGAGAGtagaggagggagtgggagagagggagggagagaagcaagGAGAGGAGGGTTACAGAGTGACTGTGGAGGACGGTGTTTCTCTATTCCAGATACTTCTAAGATTGGAGATTCTTTTCTGGTGGGGAGACTCCGGGTCTGGCAGCCAGTTAGGCAGTGgcaaaataaaatggacagcgAGAGACAAACGTTCCAGCCACCTTTCCGCCTCCCGGAGATCCCGGAGCTCTTCTCCAGCCAATTCGTTTCCCAGCTGGAGTCTCTGAGCGCGCTGGACTACGAGAGCCCAGGGAGCGCCTAGAAGCTAGCTGCTCCTCGGAGATGCCTTCGCCTGAGCAGTAAGAACTTCCTGCTTGAGTCCCTGCATCCCCTCCCCCGTTGAAACTCCCCAGGAAAGAGGGGCGGAAGACCCCAGGGGGAGGGTCGAGGGGTATCCTGGCGCagctctttctcccctcccctcccctgccggGCGCGCAGGCATGGATGTGCTCAGCCCCTTACAGGGCAACAACACTACGTCGTCCCAGGGTCCCTTCGGAACACGCGCCAACGCTACTGGCATCTCCGACGTGACCTTCAGCTACCAAGTGATCACCTCTCTGCTGCTGGGCACGCTCATCTTCTGCGCGGTGCTGGGCAATGCGTGCGTGGTGGCCGCCATAGCCTTGGAGCGCTCCCTGCAAAACGTGGCGAACTATCTTATAGGCTCGTTGGCCGTCACAGACCTCATGGTGTCGGTGCTGGTGCTGCCCATGGCCGCGTTGTACCAGGTGCTCAACAAGTGGACTCTGGGACAGGTCACCTGTGACCTGTTCATCGCCCTCGACGTGCTGTGCTGCACCTCGTCCATCCTGCACCTGTGCGCTATCGCGCTGGACAGGTACTGGGCCATCACAGACCCCATCGACTACGTGAACAAGAGGACGCCCCGGCGCGCAGCTGCACTCATCTCGCTCACCTGGCTCATTGGCTTCCTCATCTCCATCCCGCCCATGCTGGGCTGGCGTACCCCGGAAGACCGCTCGGACCCCGACGCGTGCACCATCAGCAAGGACCATGGCTACACTATTTACTCCACCTTTGGCGCTTTCTACATCCCGCTGCTGCTCATGCTGGTTCTCTACGGGCGCATCTTCCGAGCCGCGCGATTCCGCATCCGCAAGACAgtcaagaaggaggagaagaaggtaGCCAACAACCGCCTTGGGGCGTCGCCAGCCCCGCAGCCCAGAAAGAGCGTAAATGGTGAGCCGGGTAGCAAAGACTGGAGGCAGGGCATGGAGAACAAGGCAACAGGGGCTCCGTGCGCCAATGGAGCCGTGAGGCAGGGCGACGAAGGAGCCGCCCTGGAAGTGATCGAAGTGCACCGGGTGGGCAACTCCAAAGAGCACCTGCCGCTGCCCAGCGAGGCCGGTGCTGTCCCATGCGTCCCCGCCTCCTTCGAGAAGAAAAATGAGCGCAACGCCGAGGCCAAGCGTAAGATGGCCCTGGCCCGCGAGAGGAAGACGGTGAAGACGCTGGGCATCATCATGGGCACCTTCATCCTCTGCTGGTTGCCCTTCTTCATCGTGGCCCTGGTCCTGCCCTTCTGCGAAAGCAGCTGCCACATGCCCACCCTGTTGGGCGCCATAATCAACTGGCTGGGCTACTCCAACTCTCTGCTCAACCCTGTCATTTACGCCTACTTCAACAAGGACTTCCAAAACGCATTTAAGAAGATCATAAAGTGCAAGTTCTGCCGCCGATGATGATGGAGGCGTAGCTGGCGCGTAGGCCCACTCCACCCAGCCCTCTGGAATCAAAACCTTTGCTACTTTTCCTCTAACATTCACATCTGCTCCGCGCGCTGCTTCcagaccccctccccctcccccagccctctaTTCCCAGCGGGGAAGGAGGGAGCCCCATGCAAAGAGACTACAGCCGCGGGGCAAGAGAGTCTGGGAAAAACCTAGAGTCTGTGAGAGGCGACCTTGGCTCAAACTTTGGTCTGGGAATCACTTTTGATTCCAGCAATtgcctcctccctcttctgcccCCAAATCTTCGCGGCGGAAGTTTAAGCCTTACCCGTTCAAGGCAAAAAATccacacagaagaagaaagtgTACACCCAGCCGCCGCGCCCACTAAAGGCTCCCACCTGATCGCCTCACTGCTACAACTTGAACTTAAGGTTCAGGACTTTGCTTCATTCCCCAGCAACCCCATCCCCGCCCGCCTTCTTGCCCTAGAAACGTTCACTGTTTTTGCGGTCTCATcccttatttccttttccatcttcCCTTTATGCCCTCGCGAGTCCCTATGCACTAAATTGCTAGTCGGGAAATCTGGGAGGGTCTGCTTTTCCCGGTGCCTAAGGTGTCCCCGGGAATCTCCGCCTCCTGGTGCAGATTCCCAGAGTAACTCGCCCGGGAACAGccccatgctttgttttcttggaTTCAAAACAAGTGGCTGGAAGTTGTCTCTTAGAGTGGACCTGTAAGTACAAGGCTAGAGCAGTGGGGCAGAGCGAGGTAGAACGAATTTACCCTTGCCTGCCTTGGTGTCAGCACTCACCAAAGAAGCTGACAGTCATTGGGAAGGGAGAGCGGACTTCTGTTATTACAGGTTGCTGGCGAGTCTGAACTGGCTGGCATCGCCACTTACCTACTGTGGGAGGCGCCCGCCGACCACGCTGCGCGCGCTGGggcaaggtggggggggggggcgtgccACGTGCAGGGAATCCCCGAGCCTTGCGCCCTCTCTGAGGTCTGGCGTGCGCTCAGCGCGCACTGAAAACTAATCCCGACTGGAGCCTTCCCTCCGCCTACGCCCCAGGACCAGCTGAAGAGAGGGTAAACAACAGTTAAGGTTTGCGGAAACCGGCGCTTCTAGGTCCAGCCAAGCTCTAGAGACCAGAAAGACCAGCAAGTCCCACGGGGTGGCGTTTTCCAGGTGGGCCCGAGCTCTAGCTGGCACTCCCCTTGGAAACTGAAAGAGCAAGTTTATCCAAAAGAAGCAGATTCTTTTCCTCCTAATTCCACCCCTCGCCCTTTTCGGATAGGGAGATAGGTCTGTTTAGCGCATCCTAACACTGCACAGGATTTGTTCTGCAGGACGTCCAGGACACTTAGTTAACCACGACTTTGGTTCCCAAAAGGGAAATTTGGGCTTTCAGTAGAATGGGCCCCCGATCTGTGACCTCACAGGCGCTTACCTTAAATAATGAGGCCCTAAAGAACTAGCTAGGTGTGCTCTCTCTGCAGAGTCCTGGAGACTCTTGTACATTTGCTCCTTGGCCTGACTGCCCTGCAACACAGGTTTGCCAGGAAACCGGCCTCTTGCCATTTGAATATGTGGAGTACTCCAAGCTTTCTTCCCCTTAAAAGTATTCTTTCAGCCTTGCCACTCCTGCTGAAAAACTGGTTATCTTTACTGTCCCCAGAAGGGAAGTTTTTCGGTGCTCCATTTGAATGTAAATTTCCATCCATGTGACCGGGGTCAAGAGGTTTGTTATAGTTAAATTCGTTTTCCAATAATTGCACAACATTATTGATTCTTACGCCCCTCTCCCTTCATGTGTACCTTTTGAATGATTGCTTGGGCTGTTTTGAGAGCCATGTTGCAAAAGTTGCCAATGAAAAAGTTCACTTGTGTTAAAATTAAGGTGAAAAGACAGCTCTATCACTTGTAGCCATTTTATTGTTTGCCAAACCGAACAAAGCTCCATTTGGTATCTTTTTCTCGGACCTAAACTGAGAGTAAGCATCGTCTCCCATTAATATAGAGAAAGTATAAGAACTATGGGAACTTAGTGGATGGTTTGTCTATGCATATGTAATGCTTGAAAGGGACTATGGTGGATAACATGAGGGAGACTTCTGCAGTCCATCAGTTATTTATtcgaaaattcattttcttttttgctcacAATAATTTAAGTAGAGCcatatgaaaaaacaaactttgCTGTATGTCTTTCtaaattttaagaacaaattctacatataaaataattcaagTCTGAAATTTGCTCATCCAAATTATGCCTTGGTCAGCATTTGAAGTCTTGAGACTTCTATTTAGTTGTGTCTTTTACAGAACTATGGCAATGGCTTTTGGGCATTTGTTCTTCCTGCTTTGGAGGATTTACACAAGAATGGGGAAGGAGCATCCAACTGGAGTATATAATTGCCAAAGCAATAGAGAAATTTGAGGAATAAGTGCAAAAGAGCTGCATAGCACTAAAGAACccctgatgctttttttttccttttaaagtattGCATTAAGGTAAAGTATATATGCATTAAAATTGACCTTTACTCTTCCCTGTGACAATAAAGGACTTTAATCATTGTAATGCTACAATAAACTGATATCAGTAACACATGCATCTTTATTTTAATCAGAATCGCTGTCtacttgtatttatttgtataattttaaagctGAAGTTAAAAAATACAGTTATCAGGAGAAGATCCTGCTATACACATCAGGGATCTGTCACTTAGAGAAACAAATTTAGTTTTAGTACAGAAACTCATTGTAGATGAGTgagttctgttttaaaaattcctgtcTCTGGAATTAGAAGGTAACATTTCATCTTTTAGCCGTGAGACCATGCATTTTCCCTGACACCTACTAGTGAAGATTTAGGCATCTGTCTAATTAATATGGACAGGGTGGGGGACTTATAGGAGAGAAATGCAGCCTCTAGTATAAGCACCAGGGGCTCATGCTTCCTTTTTAAAGCAGTGGGTGGTGATGAACCACCTTCTCTGTCTTCCCCCCAATGTCCAGCTGGAAGAAAATAGCCTCCCTGGTTTCAAGTGAAGTAACACATTGTTTTGGGGTTTGTCACTCATTAAAAGTGGAAAGGCAACTTCCTTTCTGGCTGGGTCTCATTTGATAGTGGGGTTTTATATGTAAGATCttttactatattaaaattaattcaaatgctCTCTTTTTCCATACTGGAATCATCAGTAAGGCCTTTTGTTTCCCATGTTATGTTTGTTAATTTCACTGTTTTCTGGTGTCAGAATGAGGGCTGCAGGGCAGGGTAAACCCTAGTAAGCCTCAAGGGGAAAACAAAGTTCAGAGCTATTATGGCCACAGAAGAGGGCACTCTGAAGCTGTGAAGCCTAATTTAGGctgtgtatgtacatacatattctCCCAATAATGAAAAGGTAAGACAGGAATTGAGggtttttcatttgaaaagtgtTACATAAACACATCCCTGACCTTGAGTAAAATGATGCATTTGGCACATTTGTCTTCTAGATTCTGGATATTTCCCTTCTTGGCCTCTGCTTTctgccctggtgtctcttcctccaaGGAGACAgtggctttttgttttctacaggGCTTCTGAACCTTTATCAACACTCCAAttaggagagagagaatttttatCAGTTGCTTCCAGTGTGACTAACAAGCCCAGATAACCAATTAGCAGATATCACATGTCAGGCTCTATTGGATAATGTTGAAATATGGGACTATAAAGTAATATAAGCTGCTGTTGGCACATTGAAGGAGTTTCAACCTACTTGGGTATTCAAGAATAAATTACTATGGTTAAGTAAACACTCACAGCAGAATATATGTATCATCTAAACAGGACAAATCACAGGAATTTGGCTCTATAAGGATTCAGAGGACAAGATCACTGTGGGCTGGGCGTGGGTAGGGAAGATTAGGTAGGGAAAGCTGTGTAGAGCAACAAGGATTAACCTCTGAATACATGAGGAGTGATATAAAAGGCCAAACATTCTTCATGAGGTGCCAAATACAGCCTGATTCCCTCTTTCTGTCAAGTGGGGGACCTGGGATGAAATTTTTACCTGTATTCCTACGTGTATCAGTCTGGGTTGATTATGAAGGTGGTAATGCTAGAGAAAGATGCAGGCTCAAAACTTCCCATGTGTTATAACAACATAAAGGGTCTGGGAATAGAG
This window harbors:
- the HTR1A gene encoding 5-hydroxytryptamine receptor 1A, producing MDVLSPLQGNNTTSSQGPFGTRANATGISDVTFSYQVITSLLLGTLIFCAVLGNACVVAAIALERSLQNVANYLIGSLAVTDLMVSVLVLPMAALYQVLNKWTLGQVTCDLFIALDVLCCTSSILHLCAIALDRYWAITDPIDYVNKRTPRRAAALISLTWLIGFLISIPPMLGWRTPEDRSDPDACTISKDHGYTIYSTFGAFYIPLLLMLVLYGRIFRAARFRIRKTVKKEEKKVANNRLGASPAPQPRKSVNGEPGSKDWRQGMENKATGAPCANGAVRQGDEGAALEVIEVHRVGNSKEHLPLPSEAGAVPCVPASFEKKNERNAEAKRKMALARERKTVKTLGIIMGTFILCWLPFFIVALVLPFCESSCHMPTLLGAIINWLGYSNSLLNPVIYAYFNKDFQNAFKKIIKCKFCRR